From a single Xiphophorus maculatus strain JP 163 A chromosome 5, X_maculatus-5.0-male, whole genome shotgun sequence genomic region:
- the mab21l2 gene encoding protein mab-21-like 2, whose product MIATQAKLVYQLNKYYNERCQARKAAIAKTIREVCKVVSDVLKEVEVQEPRFISSLSEIDARYEGMEVISPNEFEVVLYLNQMGVFNFVDDGSLPGCAVLKLSDGRKRSMSLWVEFITASGYLSARKIRSRFQTLVAQAVDKCSYRDVVKMVADTSEVKLRIRERYVVQITPAFKCTGIWPRSAAQWPMPHIPWPGPNRVAEVKAEGFNLLSKECYSLTGKQSSAESDAWVLQFSEAENRLLMGGCRKKCLSVLKTLRDRHLELPGQPLNNYHMKTLLLYECEKHPRETDWDESCLGDRLNGILLQLISCLQCRRCPHYFLPNLDLFQGKPHSALEAAAKQTWRLAREILTNAKSLDKL is encoded by the coding sequence ATGATCGCGACGCAGGCGAAGCTGGTGTACCAGCTCAACAAATACTACAACGAGAGATGCCAAGCGCGCAAGGCGGCCATTGCGAAGACCATAAGGGAGGTTTGCAAAGTGGTGTCGGATGTCCTGAAGGAGGTGGAGGTGCAGGAGCCCCGCTTCATCAGCTCCCTCAGCGAGATCGACGCGCGCTACGAAGGGATGGAGGTTATCTCCCCGAACGAGTTCGAGGTGGTGCTCTACCTCAACCAGATGGGGGTCTTCAACTTCGTGGACGACGGCTCGCTGCCCGGCTGCGCGGTGCTGAAGCTGAGCGACGGCCGCAAGAGGAGCATGTCGCTGTGGGTCGAGTTCATCACCGCCTCGGGCTACCTCTCGGCCCGAAAGATCCGCTCCCGGTTCCAGACTCTGGTGGCGCAGGCCGTGGACAAGTGCAGCTACCGCGACGTGGTGAAGATGGTGGCCGACACCAGCGAGGTCAAGCTGAGGATCAGGGAGCGGTACGTGGTGCAGATCACCCCCGCCTTCAAGTGCACGGGCATCTGGCCCAGAAGCGCGGCGCAGTGGCCCATGCCGCACATCCCCTGGCCCGGACCGAACCGGGTGGCCGAGGTCAAGGCGGAGGGCTTCAACCTCCTGTCCAAAGAGTGCTACTCGCTGACGGGGAAGCAAAGCTCGGCGGAGAGCGACGCCTGGGTGCTGCAGTTCAGCGAGGCCGAGAACAGGCTGCTCATGGGCGGCTGCAGGAAGAAGTGTCTGTCGGTCCTGAAGACTCTGAGGGACCGGCACCTGGAGCTGCCGGGCCAGCCGCTCAACAACTACCACATGAAGACCCTGCTGCTGTACGAGTGCGAGAAACACCCGCGGGAGACGGACTGGGACGAGTCGTGCCTGGGAGACCGGCTGAACGGCATCCTGCTGCAGCTCATCTCCTGCCTGCAGTGCCGCAGATGCCCCCACTACTTCTTGCCAAACTTGGACTTGTTTCAGGGAAAGCCTCACTCGGCCCTGGAGGCTGCGGCGAAGCAGACGTGGAGACTAGCGAGGGAAATCCTCACCAACgccaaaagtttggacaaatTATAG